Within Cyprinus carpio isolate SPL01 chromosome A7, ASM1834038v1, whole genome shotgun sequence, the genomic segment ATCAACAAATTTCTAACAGCTCTTTAGGAATAGAGCACTTCCTGCGTGAAATGGGCCAACTCTATGAAGCTGCAGTGTTGCTTCCTGAAAACGAAGAATCACGTCTACAAATGCTACACTTACCCCGGCTATGTGCTGAGCTGATGTTGGATGGCTTCCCTCTGGAGCTTGTTGATGGAGATGCATCAAATATTCCCCTAAGGTGGGTGAGTGATGTGCTCCAGTATCTGGACACTTTGTTGCAgccaaataataaaatcatggtGGTCACAGTTTTGGGAGTCCAGAGCACAGGGAAGTCCACCTTGCTGAACACCATGTTTGGAGTTCAGTTTGCTGTCAGCAGTGGAAGATGCACCAGAGGAGCTTTTATGCAACTAATTAAAGTCACAGAGGAAATCAAAAAAGAACTTGGCTGTGATTTTTTAGTAATAATTGATACTGAAGGACTGAAATCCCCAGAGCTGGCAAAACTAGATGAAAGCCATGAACATGACAATGAATTAGCCACACTTGTTGTTGGATTGAGTGACATCACAATCATCAACATTGCAATGGAGAATTCCACAGAGATGAAGGACATTTTGCAGATAGTGGTCCATGCTTTCCTCAGAATGAAGGAAATAGGTAAAAAACCTAAGTGTCAGTTTGTCCACCAAAATGTTGCTGATGTATCAGCCCATGACAAGAACATGAGAGACCGAAAACTTCTGCTTGAGCAGCTGAATGAGATGACAGAGGCTGCAGCTAAAATGGAGAACAAGGAGGAGTATAAATTGTTTACTGATGTGATGGAGTATAATCCAGAGACTTGCAATTGGTATATCCCTGGGCTTTGGCATGGAAATCCTCCAATGGCACCAGTGAACGCTGGCTACTCTGAGGCTGTCTATGACCTTAAAAAGAACATGATTGATGTAATTggaaaatgcaaacacaaaacacctggAAACAACATATCAGAATTTTTGGAGTGGACAAGAAGCTTGTGGAATGCAGTGAAATATGAAAATTTCATATTTAGCTTCAGGAATAGCTTGGTGGCTGATGCATACATGAGACTGTGTACAGAATTCCATAAATGGGATTGGTCTTTCAAGAAGGATATGCACTCTTGGTTAACAGTAGCCGAAATCAGAGTGTCAAATTTTGAGATAATCAAACATAAACAAGAAAAACCATACCAAAAACATCtaacaaacaaactgaaacagaGCTGTCACAAAGCTTGACTCGTTGGAAAAGATCACCATGGAAAACCTTTCCAAATACTTTGAACAAACAGAGGGTCATGTCTATCTTGTGGAAAAGTACAAAGAAGACTTTGTGAGCAGTGTAAAATCTCTCAGGAGGGAAACCGAGAGCTCTTTGCGGACACAACTTGAGGCAACAGTGGAAATTAGGAGAGCAATGAACAATATGAATAACATCAAGAAAACATTCACTGATACAATGGAGAAAAAAGTGCTGGGCCTACTGGAGGACTTGCGCAAAAACAACAGCTCAAAATGTGATGCACATATGACAGATGAGCAGCTTGACAGATTTTTTGACCAAATATGGCAAAAAACCATAAATGAGCTGTTGTTTACTGGATTGAAGCAAAGAAATATATTCGATTTAGTTTTCAAGCAACTTCGAGAGAACATGAAACAGAAAGGAAGCTCTGTTGCAGAGCAATTAATGACAGTGAAACTGAAAGATCAAGGAAGAGAGGAGTTTAAAATCACTAAAGATGTCTTTTATAAAAGGTGGATTAAACGTATGACCAATAACAACTCTGCAGTGGATCTACAGAAATTAGCAGATAATATTATTCAGACATGCTCTCAGTTTGTCCTGGACAAGACGGCAAAGCATTCAGATTACCATGACACCTACATTCAGGAAATCCTAAACATAATTGATGAAAGATTGACTACTCACAAAAAGATAGGATTTTCAGACAAATTTGAACTGTCCCTAAAATTGCACATTTGTGGGATGTCTGCAAGAGAATTTCAACACATGCATGAATGCTTCATTAAGGATAATGACCCACATAGATGCCTTGATCAGTTTAAAGACAAATATCGCAATGATTTTAAAGACCTGTTCCATGATCGTGATCAGTGTCAGAGAAAGGCTGAAGAATTCACCACACTGTGCTTGATGCCTGCAGTTGAGACATTCATTTACAGCTCCTTGGGTCCAGACATTGTTGACAAAATGCTTCAGGGAAAAAACGCATTTCAATTCAGCACTCGTGCATTTTTCCAGTACACACTCTTAAAGCAACTTTTGAATGAAGACAATTTTGAACAGTATGTAAAATACATCagctcttatgaatgttttgttaAAGTCTGGATATTAGATCGAATCACTGAACAGTTTTCGAATGGCCAAGAAGTTTCTGAGTTGGAGGAATGTCACCTAAGAATAATCACCAAGGAAATACTAGAAGCTGTCAAAATGGCACAGAATGAAACAAATGAAGATGGCATCAAGGGATTTATACAATGCATATGCAGGAAGCTTGGACAAAAGCTAATAATTCCCAAAGATGCCCTAGAAACAGTGATGATCCTAAACAACGCATCTCAAGAACCATTTGCTCGCTGTCtaaacaattctgtaaaagaaatGGAACAGACACTAAAGGAACAGTTGAAGAAAGTCAACATACAGGGCAAACTGTCCAAACTCAAAATGAAACCCCAGGATGAGCTCTTCAAGCGAGTGTTTGGATGTGGGAAACAGTGCCCATTCTGCAAAGCTCCATGTGAGGCTGGTGGGGAAGCCCACACTGATCACTTTGCTTCAGTACACAGACCTCAGGGACTTGGTTCCTACAGAAAAAATAGCTCTAAAACATTAGTGACAAATATTTGCTCAACAAATGTCCagagtgaaaaacattttatttgtttccaGACTAATGATAAAAGACATCCttacaaaaaatacagagaaatctTTCCTGACTGGCACATCCCAGCTGATGCTAGCATACAGGCCTCAGATTACTGGAAAAACGTGTTGGCCCGTTTCAACTCTAAGTTTGCTGAAGAATACAATGCTCGTCCTGCTGATATACCTTTGACCTGGAAATTCATCACAAAGCAGCAAGCTGAGAACAGTTTAAAAGAGTCTTTCAGCATCAAATAAACAATTCTTTTCTTTCACAACTATAGATCCAGTGATTTGGCTGCACTCTCACACTCAgtctacaaaaatatacattggTAATATGACCACCAAAACCACTGACTGCTCTTTGTGATTGAAAAATGTTATTGATTACTTCTGAATAGTTTCAGCTGATTTCTGTTTGATGTCTGACTATGAATTTCTGTAATTATTATTCAGTAGTTTATTATAACTTTCTCTATATAAACCTTGCTTTTCATTTGCACTTGTAACACATAAGTGAATCACATGGTGATCTCCTGATAGTGTGTTGATCATTCTGTTTATGACAATCAGAttaatatttactgttattttggtCAAAGAGGACATTTTCATCAAAGTTGTTGTTGGGAAATACACTAAAGGTACAGCAGCTTATTGCAGTTAATTCATGTATTACTTCCAATAAAATGAGTCATTTAGATGATTAGTAGTTTGATGAGAAGGAAACAGAGTCTGATATCTGGCTATGAATTTCTTTAATGTTCCCCAGATCAGAGTCACAGCATACAGTGTGTAAT encodes:
- the LOC109058638 gene encoding LOW QUALITY PROTEIN: interferon-induced very large GTPase 1-like (The sequence of the model RefSeq protein was modified relative to this genomic sequence to represent the inferred CDS: inserted 2 bases in 1 codon), giving the protein MDCSSKEEESPNESPSEDAGDKQQIFPHSSESYQKEEVAKLQDVPAPGEILVQLIGTSSVILAWDSPDNISSFELTCFSPTITKTFTVTNATATEVEDLCPGTEYTFSLVSVSANGDRSVGVEVTACTRPVPPDKFKAENVGPTSVTLIWDASGCEDKKFHVVCCQNGRIIHEETTESSSVVFSDLSPGNKYSFYNTIVLPNGIRSKEAVTYAQTKTNIQSLLQDLGLEQYYPNKLSLSNVLQIDTRSVTDEPAQSLSSLPWLFLKKLMMVNVTARSVKYSCNDSEDWSNLDIYNDTFDFLNDQNSSVNPLDIVTALFFCSDGFLQQEMVSKMSMCQFSVPLLLPESDSQCMYMLWAMRDIVKKFRPHSLSDPRGFVEERIVHSELPLVSFVRLGNCSISKSQILNKLLSNPQQYHDTFVHRDMDCGDIPRKISNGLVEMSWYLPCGNKNIDVFPEPVAVANLRGDINAFETQYSFLCQTSTAVFVFFDNLDTNYKLLTNQHAKAQFFLVGNVQSKTFDLEQLKRAAFEMSLKKNNVILKTNQNDAHFVKTLHSTVNYILNNVPNRACLEEMDTIAHELGIQVDEDIKECQRAKNNVHVLTKSIQDTLQFKENQLPLQGKIWKDLAKLEKEECRLRKAGDQNIETYKSDLQIKKTELRKQQSKYDISEAMSCFVSALSSSNQERSYFLKWMRMNLDNLSRKSLSSLREQYKEKCQQLLENKEEIIQLDQQISNSSLGIEHFLREMGQLYEAAVLLPENEESRLQMLHLPRLCAELMLDGFPLELVDGDASNIPLRWVSDVLQYLDTLLQPNNKIMVVTVLGVQSTGKSTLLNTMFGVQFAVSSGRCTRGAFMQLIKVTEEIKKELGCDFLVIIDTEGLKSPELAKLDESHEHDNELATLVVGLSDITIINIAMENSTEMKDILQIVVHAFLRMKEIGKKPKCQFVHQNVADVSAHDKNMRDRKLLLEQLNEMTEAAAKMENKEEYKLFTDVMEYNPETCNWYIPGLWHGNPPMAPVNAGYSEAVYDLKKNMIDVIGKCKHKTPGNNISEFLEWTRSLWNAVKYENFIFSFRNSLVADAYMRLCTEFHKWDWSFKKDMHSWLTVAEIRVSNFEIIKHKQEKPYQKHLTNKLKXRAVTKLDSLEKITMENLSKYFEQTEGHVYLVEKYKEDFVSSVKSLRRETESSLRTQLEATVEIRRAMNNMNNIKKTFTDTMEKKVLGLLEDLRKNNSSKCDAHMTDEQLDRFFDQIWQKTINELLFTGLKQRNIFDLVFKQLRENMKQKGSSVAEQLMTVKLKDQGREEFKITKDVFYKRWIKRMTNNNSAVDLQKLADNIIQTCSQFVLDKTAKHSDYHDTYIQEILNIIDERLTTHKKIGFSDKFELSLKLHICGMSAREFQHMHECFIKDNDPHRCLDQFKDKYRNDFKDLFHDRDQCQRKAEEFTTLCLMPAVETFIYSSLGPDIVDKMLQGKNAFQFSTRAFFQYTLLKQLLNEDNFEQYVKYISSYECFVKVWILDRITEQFSNGQEVSELEECHLRIITKEILEAVKMAQNETNEDGIKGFIQCICRKLGQKLIIPKDALETVMILNNASQEPFARCLNNSVKEMEQTLKEQLKKVNIQGKLSKLKMKPQDELFKRVFGCGKQCPFCKAPCEAGGEAHTDHFASVHRPQGLGSYRKNSSKTLVTNICSTNVQSEKHFICFQTNDKRHPYKKYREIFPDWHIPADASIQASDYWKNVLARFNSKFAEEYNARPADIPLTWKFITKQQAENSLKESFSIK